From Algoriphagus sp. NG3, the proteins below share one genomic window:
- a CDS encoding FAD-binding and (Fe-S)-binding domain-containing protein gives MSSSLPNLLPLLQELSTQLEGTLQFDTLTKTLYATDASVYREMPLAVAFPKSESDIQKLIRFAAKNGTSLIPRTAGTSLSGQCVGNGIVVDVSKHFTKILELNVAERWVRVQPGVVRDELNRYLKPHGLFFSPITSTANRAMIGGMVGNNSSGTTSIVYGVTRDKVISLDTILSDGNPVKFEALTKDEFQQKTKLQSLEGAIYRKVLEELSDPGAREEIHAQFPKKTIHRRNTGYAVDELLKAEIFEGQEKFNFCKLLSGSEGTLAFTTEIKISLDPLPEPIEIVVAAHFETIHQSMVSAQTAMKHPATAVELMDKIILDCTKESIEYSKNRYFVEGDPEAILMVEFRGQTLDEAMAKGEALVADLKRTGLGYAYPIIEPAMVSAAWALRSAGLGLLANIPGDPKAVACIEDTAVDIEDLADYIDEVDEMMKGFNQKPVHYAHAGAGEIHLRPILDLKKSKDVEEFYQISKASAELVKKYQGSLSGEHGDGRVRAAFIPLMVGEKNYELFRRVKFSWDPQNIFNPGKIVDAAPMNKFLRYEPDMETPSHDTLIDFSHVGGILRLAEKCNGSGDCRKLPGSGGTMCPSFMATRNEKDTTRGRANTLREFLTMDKKENAFNHPEIKEAMDLCLSCKGCTAECPSNVDMASMKAEFLYQYQKANGIPLRSRVFAHINELNELGSKTGGLANFMLSNSITGGMMKSVLGVASQRNLPAISKVSLRKWYKKNYASLPGAAKVIKSIYFFVDEFTNFNDTEIGIKAISLLKRLGYEVKIVDHEESGRSALSKGFLPKAKKHAEANVEIFDKLIDGNTPLIGLEPSAILSFRDEYPRIVRKELAEAAKKLKFHVKLIDEFLAQEIAAGNIKADSFTTKSQKIKLHGHCHQKALSSMTWTQKLLSLPENYSVETIPSGCCGMAGSFGYEKEHYEVSQQVGELVLFPAVRNADAETVIAAPGTSCRHQIADGTGRKAKHPVEIMWEAMVP, from the coding sequence TGAATCGGATATCCAGAAACTGATACGTTTTGCGGCTAAAAATGGAACTTCGCTAATTCCCCGTACTGCGGGGACTTCACTTTCGGGACAGTGCGTAGGGAATGGCATAGTGGTCGATGTATCCAAGCATTTTACAAAAATCCTGGAATTGAATGTGGCTGAGCGATGGGTGCGTGTGCAGCCGGGCGTGGTGCGTGATGAACTGAATAGGTATTTGAAGCCCCATGGACTTTTCTTCAGTCCTATTACTTCCACTGCAAACCGGGCAATGATTGGCGGGATGGTGGGGAATAACTCTTCAGGCACCACTTCCATCGTCTATGGAGTGACAAGAGACAAGGTGATTTCATTGGATACTATTTTAAGCGATGGAAATCCCGTTAAGTTTGAAGCGCTCACAAAAGATGAGTTTCAACAAAAAACCAAGCTGCAATCTCTTGAAGGAGCTATTTATAGGAAAGTATTAGAGGAATTAAGTGATCCGGGAGCTCGGGAAGAAATTCATGCACAATTTCCTAAGAAGACAATTCACCGAAGAAACACAGGCTATGCGGTGGATGAACTGCTGAAGGCTGAGATTTTTGAAGGACAGGAAAAATTTAATTTTTGCAAGTTATTAAGTGGTTCTGAAGGGACTTTGGCTTTTACCACAGAGATCAAAATCAGTCTTGACCCGCTTCCCGAACCCATAGAAATCGTCGTGGCGGCTCATTTTGAGACGATCCATCAAAGTATGGTATCTGCCCAGACTGCGATGAAGCATCCGGCTACAGCGGTGGAACTGATGGACAAAATCATTCTTGACTGTACCAAAGAAAGTATAGAATACAGCAAGAACCGCTATTTCGTGGAGGGTGACCCAGAAGCGATTTTAATGGTGGAGTTTAGGGGACAAACGCTTGATGAAGCCATGGCTAAAGGCGAAGCTTTGGTAGCCGACCTCAAAAGGACAGGTCTGGGATATGCGTATCCTATCATAGAGCCAGCGATGGTTTCTGCGGCTTGGGCACTTCGTTCTGCAGGCTTGGGGTTGCTCGCCAATATTCCAGGCGATCCCAAGGCTGTTGCATGTATTGAGGATACGGCGGTGGACATAGAGGACTTGGCAGATTACATCGATGAGGTGGATGAGATGATGAAAGGCTTTAATCAGAAGCCTGTCCATTATGCCCATGCAGGTGCCGGAGAGATACATTTGCGGCCTATTTTGGATTTGAAAAAATCAAAGGATGTGGAGGAGTTTTATCAGATTTCCAAAGCTTCTGCTGAGTTGGTGAAAAAGTACCAAGGCTCGCTGAGTGGTGAGCATGGGGACGGCAGGGTACGGGCAGCGTTTATTCCGTTGATGGTAGGAGAGAAGAATTATGAGCTTTTCCGTAGAGTTAAATTCTCTTGGGATCCCCAGAATATTTTCAATCCGGGCAAAATCGTGGATGCGGCTCCGATGAATAAGTTTCTACGCTACGAGCCGGATATGGAGACCCCAAGTCATGATACGTTGATTGATTTCTCTCACGTGGGGGGGATTCTCCGTCTGGCAGAAAAATGTAACGGATCAGGTGATTGCCGTAAGCTGCCTGGCTCCGGAGGAACGATGTGCCCGAGTTTCATGGCCACACGGAATGAAAAGGATACAACCCGTGGACGGGCCAATACACTTCGGGAATTTCTTACCATGGACAAAAAGGAAAATGCCTTCAACCATCCTGAGATCAAAGAAGCCATGGATTTGTGTCTTTCCTGCAAGGGCTGTACAGCGGAGTGTCCATCCAATGTGGACATGGCAAGCATGAAGGCCGAATTCCTATATCAATATCAAAAAGCAAACGGTATTCCGTTACGTTCAAGAGTATTTGCCCATATCAATGAGCTGAATGAGTTGGGCTCTAAGACGGGTGGATTGGCGAATTTTATGCTTAGCAACAGCATTACGGGCGGAATGATGAAGTCTGTTTTGGGAGTAGCCTCTCAGCGGAATTTGCCCGCCATCAGTAAGGTGAGCTTGCGCAAATGGTATAAAAAGAATTATGCGTCTCTTCCAGGAGCGGCAAAAGTGATTAAGTCCATCTACTTTTTTGTGGATGAGTTTACCAATTTTAACGATACAGAAATCGGGATAAAGGCAATTTCTTTGTTGAAAAGGTTGGGTTATGAAGTGAAAATCGTTGATCATGAGGAGAGTGGGCGATCAGCCCTTTCCAAGGGGTTTTTGCCAAAAGCCAAGAAACATGCTGAAGCGAACGTTGAAATTTTTGATAAGCTAATTGATGGGAATACACCTCTAATTGGTCTGGAGCCTTCCGCTATTTTGAGTTTCCGGGATGAATACCCAAGAATAGTAAGGAAAGAATTGGCAGAAGCTGCCAAAAAGCTGAAATTCCACGTGAAGCTGATTGATGAGTTTTTGGCTCAGGAAATAGCCGCCGGAAATATCAAAGCTGATTCTTTTACTACTAAATCGCAGAAGATAAAACTACATGGTCATTGTCATCAGAAGGCACTTTCTTCCATGACATGGACGCAAAAGTTACTCTCTTTGCCTGAAAACTATTCTGTAGAGACTATTCCAAGTGGCTGTTGTGGTATGGCGGGAAGTTTTGGCTACGAGAAAGAGCATTATGAAGTATCCCAGCAGGTAGGGGAGTTAGTGCTGTTTCCAGCGGTGAGAAACGCTGATGCGGAAACTGTCATAGCAGCTCCAGGCACTTCATGTAGGCATCAGATAGCCGATGGTACAGGGAGAAAAGCCAAACATCCGGTGGAGATTATGTGGGAGGCGATGGTTCCCTAA